In Corylus avellana chromosome ca8, CavTom2PMs-1.0, the genomic stretch TCATTGTTCATCTATGATCTTGCTAGAGGCTTCTATCCTTGGCATAGATGATATCAATGTCTTGGCACTGTTCATTGTGTTTTCCCCACTCAAATTGATAATCTTGATCAATGTATTCTGATTTGTTATGCTAGGGAGTCCTGTTACTCGCTGGGCATCTGTTGCTTTTGGTGCTGGCGTGGGCATTGGATCTGCGTACACAGACTGTTCTCGTTTATTTGATGGATCTCCTGCAAAGTTAGCAACTCCTGAGATCACAGAGACTCCTGCTCACCAGGTAGGACTTATGTTTTTTACTAACAGAAATTTCCTGTTTGGTAGACATTTCCGttcgaaaataataaatagataatttatGTGAGGATTGCGACATTGCAATTTAGGTTTCATCAAGTGATTTGTTGGCAGCTCCTGAGATCACAGATACTCCTTCTCCTCAGGTAGGACTTATGTTTTTTACCAACAGAAATTTCCTGGTTGGTAGACATTTCCTttcgaaaataataaatagataaaattaTTTGAGGATTGTAACATCGCAATTTAGGTTTCATCAAGTGATTTGTGGGTGAAGAGTTAATGCGGTCTGTTTTTGAAGCTTAGGCTGTTAAATAGGTGAAAAGTGGTCATAAGAACAGCAAACTATAACTTAATTGAATGTAAAAGAGTTGAGAGTAGTTTGGGATCGCTCAAATCTAGAAATATTACCTGGGTACTGCTCTAATTAGCACTTTCAAGATTACTGGAAGCAAGACTATGAAAGTTATAGGCTTGCAGAAGTTATCCTCCAAACAAATTTATGGGCATCTCGAAGTTAGAAATTGATTAGAATCTAATAAACACGGTGAAAGTAGCTAAGTTTTTTAAAACAGGATAGACAAGCAACATGCTGCTGGGAACTAAATTTGGGATGAGacttttgtaaatttcataGTATCTTTTGATTGGGGGTTAACTACTTGATTCAAAGCTTAGAGAAAGCCTTGCAATTGACCCCAAAGTTCATGGTGGGAAAGAGCAATTTACCCTTTATattgtattgttttttattcatttttattaaatccCTACCTTCTATTATGACATGATATGTGTATCCGAACATAATTGAGAAATTTTGGACATAACAGTAAGGAAAGAGGAAATATATCAATCAAGGGAAATCTTGGTGTGGGGACAAACTTACATTGATGCGGTTAATGCCATGCACGTTATTAACTGATGCAGAATTTAAGctttctagtgttttttttttttggtaatatatatGAAGTAGGGCTTGCTCACTCAGTAAATGACGCGGGATCAGTAGTTAATTATATACTACCTTTAATGCTATTACTTCATTATTGTTTTGCACGCATCATATGCCATCTCAAAGAAGAAATTGTATGCTTATTAGGATTTTTTCCCCTCCTTTCAGGGTGCCCAGGACTGAGAATTGATTCTCTCCAAGTTACTCCCAAGTTGGCTGGGCAAAATCAGAGTTTTCTTGAGATTTGTGGTTTTTTTTCACAACAATGGCGTAGTACAAACATTGTTCTTGATGGATAAATGATAACCTGGTGTAGTCAAATTCAAGTGTCTTTTGTTTTGTAATCCTATTTTCTTGAGAGGAATTTACTTTGGgtaagaaaaggaagaaataatTGCTTTTGTTGCAGTGTTGCATTTGGTGTTTCATCCATCTACTATTGAAATAGAGGCCGAGGCGGCTGAAAGATGAAATTGTCCCGGACAAACATGTTTTAATTACTTTCACTTGCATTCATTCTGTTTCAAGGAATGTGTATTAGAATTGGGAAAATGTGTATTATAACTTTTACTATATTCCTTACAAACTAACTTGGCAATTTATAATTGGTGAAAGATTTGTCTTaggtgttgtaaaaaaaaaaaattacaggaGACGTGCTGTGGTTTTTTCAATAGTCCAAATTTAATTCCAagtttttcatgaaaaagaGAGTTGAGTTAAATCtagatttttgaaaaaactacaaGGGATCTCCTCTAGTGTTTTTTTACACCATTTAAGCCATAAGCCAAATCCGTGAAGGATTGGATTGTGTGTCACTTGGTGAAATGATTAAGAGTGTATAGTTAACAAGTtaacaactaattaattaaattaacaagtcaaatttttttcttaataattttaaCAGCCATGGACTATTACaccaatttgtaagaaattttattttgcaaCACCTTTTACCCATGCCTTAATACTATGAAATTTATCATCAAATTGATGTTCCATTAacatttaaatacaaatacaggCTATGCACAAGCACCTTCATAATCTTTAAGTGGATATCTTTTCACAGCTCATATAAAAGTCTCCATTCTGAAGGCAAATGATACCTCAATTATCCAAGAACTGCTGGCAGGGACAAAGTGAAAAATCTCCCACTATTCACTTGATGGAGTATTGCAGATAACATGAAACCCCAACACTCCTATTGGTCAAATGATAGAAAATTGGATTACCTGAAGGTTTTTGAAGTAACAGGCTCCTTAATGTATATAAACCTCCAGAACTTCTATAACCTCTTTCTTCCTCGGGATGcccaataacaaaattaaactaatatttgTGTTCTTCACTGATAATCTATCAAAGCGAAATGCTATCCATTAcctgatttttttaaatcagATGAATACTGAACCATCTTCTCTTTCAACCTGAGATGCAAAAGAAGAAGGGTAGATTATGAGATGGTTTATTAATTTGCAGTGGAGAAAATGCAAGAGCTAGAAATGGAataatgcataaaaaaaaaaaagggagtagCAACAGTCCGCTTTGGATGATTACAAACACAGCAGATTTGACTAAACTTGGCAAATTCAGAATAAGCTTATTCTTTCACTAGAAGTTCTGCAAGCAATAGATGAAAGTaacaattctaaacaaaattatggAAAGATCAACTTTAAAAAAGTCCTTCAAACCACTTGGATGCCTGAGTtgtattacattttttttttttttttttttttaaaaaaaaaaaggatattaaATATACGTTACAAATGTTGCTTGTGCTTTTAAtaggagcaaaaaaaaaaaaaaagattgaattaTATGCACATTGCCAATTTAGCAGCAAAAGTGAGAAAAGCCAGCGACTTCTTTTATACGATTTGGGCATGTTGTGCCAGTAGCATCAAACAAAGTACATGTTGAATACCACTGTGGAGATAGAAACAAAGCTGATGAGTTTATCAAGATAGTTACCGTTGGATGAGCTTGCTACTGACAAATCCAACTTGTCAACAAGACCAATGAACTTTAACACCATCATGGCAGCATGAGAAAAGTTATAGGATCATGAAACAGTTATGGTGCTCTTATCATTCATTGCGAACAGAACCAAGCCTAAAAAACAAACTACTATATACTTGTTTTATACGGGAGAAAGGCGTCTGTTTGCAGCACGACAGAAGTTATTGACTGTTAAATTAAAGAACAAAGGTTCTGGAGAAGTATATCAAGGGAATGATAAAGATGACCTCATATATATTACCCATCCTTCATTTTACGTTTTGCATATGGCCATTCAATTCTCTAAGATATACATACTCTTGATTACATCACGTCATCAGTCGTTTTCATTGACAATTATCAATGTCAGCCAATTCTCAACTTTCCATCTTTCCCTTCAGAGTTTACCAGGCCTCCAAGCTTCTTGAATTATGTCTTGCTGCCTTAGTtcagaaaggaaaaagaaatagtaGAACTGGTCAAGAAGCAACCTATCACAAAATATTGCTCAATACTAAGCAAGATATGGTCAAAAAAAGCACAGGGCTCATTCAGACCTCATCAGCTTGTTACCATTTTTAACCCAGTCTGGCTCCAGCCTGAACTCCAATAGCTTTCAGAACTAACGAAACCAACCTACTATCAATGAATATATGTGTCCTTTATCTCAGagaatataaacaaaaatgcaTTGTGGTTTTAAATGGAACTAAAAGAGGACTAACTTCCCTGATTTGAATCAAGATTATAAATcagttaaaataaaagaaagaaagaaaattacgCATTACTTATGTATACTAGTACCTGCTCTAGGTATGTATTAGGACCCTTGCCATATCTagtattaaacaaactcaaagTTATTGATGTcaacttttgttacttatatcCAAGAGACCTCAAGACTATGATAATGATATAGTGGTTCCAAGTAGGACAAGTTTGGCAAACCATCCACTACTCTTTGGAGAATGACCAGTACCACCAGTTTCCCCAACAATAGTCCTGAAGTTACATGTTACCATGAAGCGAAATGTCATGAGGCGGAGGTCATTGGTTTAAACCTACCTATTCCCCGTCCCTTGGAGCCACTCagtaattttcttttagaaaaaaaaaaaaaaaaaaaaaaaaacgttagtTTTTGAAAGTGGACTAGCTAAACTGCCTACATGCTAAAGAGTCTTAAGGTATCTGTGCATTGTAATGACATACAATCTTGGAAGCTGTTTACAATTTATCACAAGAAtccaaatataaatatttacaCTTGCTTCAATGGAATTGTATATATTTCTATTAACAGGTTCAAAAGGAACTTAGCAAATAATTGTAATGCAGACATAACGATTACCAAGTAGGTGGTACTCGATAAACAAATAGTGACCATGGTTACACCAACAGGAGACTGTCATAGAAGAGATCTTATCTGCATATCCAGTGGCTGAGTTCAAAACTAATTTGATTGCCCGTTTTGAGGAAAATGCTCTGCAATTGTTCTCTGTATGAAATCATCTGGCTTGATGCCGTTTATTAACATACGTTCATACAACATCATGGCTTCAGCTATTCTTCCAACCTTGCAGTAACCACGAATTAAAATTCCATATGCTATAATATCAGGCACCAAACACCTGTTAATAGCACAATAAAATGCACGCAATGCTTCCTCCACTAGTCCCCTTTTGCAGAGACCATCAATGAGGACGCTGTAACTAACAATATTTGGAGAGACGTTTCTAAGCATCTCTTCATGAAGCTCAAAGGCACTTTTAATGTTTTGAGATTTAAAGTAGCCATCTATTAAGCAACTGTATGTGACCACATTAGGTTCTGGACCCTTTTCCAACATTTTGTCGAACATCAGCATCGCATCGGTCATTCTACCTTCTTTACAGAAAGCATCAATAAGTATCGTAAAAGTAATGGCATTAGGTTCAGTTTTTCCACATGTCAGCTTTCCAAAAAGTTGAACTGCCTCGTCCAACTTTTTCAAAGAGCAAAATCCACAGATCATTGTGTTGTATGTTACAATATCCGGTTCTGGTCCTCTTTGGTTAAGTTTACCAAAGAGTTCCAGTGCAGCTTCCGCATGACTTTCCTTGAAAAGCATATTAATGAGGACGTTATATATGGCAATATCGGGAATTACACCATTCCTCAGCATCATCTCAAAAATCCGCAATCCACCAAATGTGTTTTTCTGCCTGCAGAAACCATCAATTAGGGTGCAGTATGTTACAACATCCGGCGAGAAACCCCTCTTTAACATTTGGAAGAAGACAAGCAATGCATCATTCATTCTTCCTAGCTCAGTAATCCCTCTAATGAGCACAGTATGAGTCACTACATCAGGTTTTATATTATACATCTCCATTTGCATGTACATCTTCAAACCATCCTTTAGTCTTTTTAATCTACACCAGCCATCAATCAACGTGTTAAAAGTAAAGACATTAGGTTTTAACACCCCATACATAGCCTGAAAGAAGAACCTAAGAGCATCAGCCATCAGCCCTTTTTTGCAAAGACCATTAATTAGCACACTATAAACAATAGCATCAGGTTCATAGCCATTCTTTTTCATACTCTCATACAGACAAAACCCATCTCTCAAATTTCCCGATTTGCATAATCCATCAATTAAACTAGAAAAAGTCAAAACAGTTGGCTCAAAGCCACACTTCACCATCTGACCGAACACCCCAGAAGCCTCCACATTCTTACCATTCTGACACAACCCATTAATAAGAATGCTATAAGTAACCGTGTTTGGTGATATCCCCTCCTTCACCATTCTTCTATAGATCTCAACTACCTTCCCCAAATCTCCAAATCTCACATATGCATTCATAATGGAGCTGAAAACCACCACATCCAACTTAATACCTCTATCTAATGCCACCGAGAGAAGCAGGCATCCCTCCTTCAATTTCCCTACCCTCAAAAGACCATCAATTAAAATACTATAGATAACTAAATCAGGAATAACACCCCTCTCTACCATAAGCTTATAAAGTCTAAATGCCTCTTCCAATCTTTCCTCTTTACAATAAGCATTGATCAACGTGCTATATGTTATCACATTTGGCTCCGGACCAACCATTAGTATCACATCAAAGAAATCAAAAGCAACTCCTACTTTCTTTTCATTACAAAGACCCCTTAAAATCTTGTTACAAGCAATAATATCATGCACAAAGCCTCTCCCCATGACCACCCGATGAAAATTCAAACCCTTTTCAATGTCACCCTTCTTTAAAAAACCACCAATAACAAACTCATACACACGAAAACATTGTTCTCTCAATGCCTTACACATTTCTCCATAGATATcaataatcaaatcaatacgATTCAAATCAATCAAACAACTCAACATTCCAAACAACACAGAAGGCGGCACTGGAATTCCCATTTTCAACATACAATTAAATGTCTTGACCGACTGATCAAACATCCCATGTCGACAATAACTCTCGACCAAAAACCCATAAACGGTACTGAAATTCGGACCATAACTCCGAAAACCACCATGAAACGCATCAACAATGCCCAAATCGTTGCCAAAACGCTCGAGCATTTCATCGAACACCTGTCTAGCGTGACCGAAAATTCGGTGAGAGAGCAGGACATGGACAAGGCCACTGTATGATTGCAAAGTGTGGCGAGAGCCCAGCGAGTTCTTGGACCATTCGAAGAATTGAATAGCGGAATTGGGTTTGGATTGGAGGACAATGAGGATGGGCTCGACGTGGTTGGGTTGAAATTTGGAGACGAGGGTAGGGTCTAAGAGTTGGAGGTTCTCTTGGAGAAACGCTTTGGAGATGTGGCGGATTAGGTTCTTTCCAGAAGATCCAGAGAGCGTTGAGAAGTAATAGTTGTTgacagaagaagaagatgatgaaactACAGAGGAGCAAAGTTTGAGTACCTTCGAAGAGATTGAAGAGCAAAAGAACATGCTTTTCAGTGTCAATGGCGGAACTTGGCGCTTTAGCCGAGAGCATCTTTTAGTAAATTAACCAGAAGTTTCTCTCAGAGTTTGACGGCGCTGAGAAAATTTCCGCGGGAAAATCTGATGATTTCCGGAATTAACGGCTCTGAGTAAATAGTCGTAAACACTCTTTATTGGCTGCcattatttaacaaaaagatacatggttattttttttttttacatgttcgcacacgaggaaaaggaaaattcaaactaatgacctccgttTTATGAAGAGTAATCTCCAGCTAATTGAACTATCTTTTAAGGACAATATACATGATTATTTGACTTTGTTTTTCTCTCCCCTTTTACTTCACTCTATTAAACTTAGCATCTATTTcagatttaatttattaaatttacattaCAACATGTAactctcacatgcatttttaaaatatatgctCTCCAAATAGAgattaataaactaaattaaaagaattttttccaaCCAATTTAGTAGAAAAGTTTATTATACttatattgtttttattgtaagttatctattttaaatattaaacttttaaatttatatctttGTACACTGATATTTGttaaagttctaaatttttatgatgactaagagaacaaaaaataaaataaaaacaaaaacaaaaacaaaacaaaacaattataatGTATGGTATTATAAGTTGTTTCTCTAAGATGAAGTTAAGTTCCATTGGTGACTTTTTATTTGCCTGAACAAAGCTCCTTCTGTGGAAATTAGCCCAAATTCAATCCACCAAAAGTAAGTCAACTATACCTAATATGAGATACAATTATACAACCTAGTCCAAACTCAATATTtaacaatcaaatttaaaacaagtTAGGGATTTCGAGGACCAAATTGAAACCTATTTTATACTTGTAGACTAAAAAGTTGTAGAGTAGTAGTGTTACAACTTGGGGGAGTTGGTATGGGTTTGTATCATACTCAGCTAGACTTGGACCAAATGCAAATTTTCTCTAATCtaatctattaaactgacatatgTCATTTGAGTACAAGACATTTGTCATTAGAGCATGTgagaatttttaataagattgacAGAGCCTGTGATAGCTATTCTTAGAACATGTAATTCTCACAAGAATTAAGTGTTCCAAGAAcagatgtcaatttaataagacgaattaaaaatacatgtgaaaatCGCATCCTCAAAGGACAAAGCCAATTTAGAGATTGAGTTGGTTTGTTCTTTTAAACTTACAACAAGAGCAAGCTTTTGATTACAGAATGATATAGAATACAAGCTATCATTACCATCGGCTGAAAGCCTGCGCAATAGCATTAGCCTCAGCTGTAAAGATAGATACACATGAGATATATAAAGCAAACAAGCATTCAGTTGTTTACAACCAAGCCATCATGCAGAAAATTTCTCAGGATGTTGAAAGCCTGTTCTGCATCTCCATCTTCTTCAGGAGACTGAGGCCTGTGGGCAAAGCCATGGCCTCTTTCCCTGAAATGAACTACCCTAGCTCCCTTTCCTACCCTCTTCTCCACATCCTTTAAGACACTAACTGGACAAAGTGGATCAGTGTCCCCTGAGATAAACAATACAGGAACATTTATTTTAGAAGCTATAGATGGGTCCATCCTGGTGCCATAAAATGAGGCCCCAATGCCAAAAGAAGCACCCTGGTCTTGTGCTAGCACCTCAATCACTCGGCCTCCTCCAAAGCAGAAACCAATTATGCCAAGCTTCTTTGAGATTCCTGCAGCCACAAATTCATCAACCATCCATTTTGTTGATGTTGCAATGTCCTTTGCGACCCTCTGGGTGTCTTGTTTGGCAATCCATTGTTCAAACATTGTCTTTGGCCGGTCCTTAGCCCACGGATCTCCACGAAATAAGTCTGGAACTAGAACACTGCAGTTGTTGAACAAACAAACGAAAATTATAGCGGTTTGCAGAGTCTGTTCAACAAACAATAGCCCCTGTCACATAGCAGAATGATATCCGTTCGaatttgcgatttgaaaacgcgatttttaaaaatatagttaagaGTTTGGTAAAATCatatttggcctttaaaatcacaGTTTATCAAATCGTGtgtcttttaaaaacacatccCTTTGCttacaatttaaaaatgcagatttttctatgttttcaaactgaatttttttttttttttaataaaaagaaaaaaggaaaaaaggcaC encodes the following:
- the LOC132190111 gene encoding MICOS complex subunit MIC10 isoform X4, which produces MAEKKEIVPPKYDLDAKWDACLDLTVRRVVYSSLAGAFGGLLLFRSPVTRWASVAFGAGVGIGSAYTDCSRLFDGSPAKLATPEITETPAHQGAQD
- the LOC132190111 gene encoding MICOS complex subunit MIC10 isoform X2, with amino-acid sequence MAEKKEIVPPKYDLDAKWDACLDLTVRRVVYSSLAGAFGGLLLFRSPVTRWASVAFGAGVGIGSAYTDCSRLFDGSPAKLATPEITETPAHQVSSSDLLAAPEITDTPSPQGAQD
- the LOC132190209 gene encoding putative pentatricopeptide repeat-containing protein At1g31840; this translates as MFFCSSISSKVLKLCSSVVSSSSSSVNNYYFSTLSGSSGKNLIRHISKAFLQENLQLLDPTLVSKFQPNHVEPILIVLQSKPNSAIQFFEWSKNSLGSRHTLQSYSGLVHVLLSHRIFGHARQVFDEMLERFGNDLGIVDAFHGGFRSYGPNFSTVYGFLVESYCRHGMFDQSVKTFNCMLKMGIPVPPSVLFGMLSCLIDLNRIDLIIDIYGEMCKALREQCFRVYEFVIGGFLKKGDIEKGLNFHRVVMGRGFVHDIIACNKILRGLCNEKKVGVAFDFFDVILMVGPEPNVITYSTLINAYCKEERLEEAFRLYKLMVERGVIPDLVIYSILIDGLLRVGKLKEGCLLLSVALDRGIKLDVVVFSSIMNAYVRFGDLGKVVEIYRRMVKEGISPNTVTYSILINGLCQNGKNVEASGVFGQMVKCGFEPTVLTFSSLIDGLCKSGNLRDGFCLYESMKKNGYEPDAIVYSVLINGLCKKGLMADALRFFFQAMYGVLKPNVFTFNTLIDGWCRLKRLKDGLKMYMQMEMYNIKPDVVTHTVLIRGITELGRMNDALLVFFQMLKRGFSPDVVTYCTLIDGFCRQKNTFGGLRIFEMMLRNGVIPDIAIYNVLINMLFKESHAEAALELFGKLNQRGPEPDIVTYNTMICGFCSLKKLDEAVQLFGKLTCGKTEPNAITFTILIDAFCKEGRMTDAMLMFDKMLEKGPEPNVVTYSCLIDGYFKSQNIKSAFELHEEMLRNVSPNIVSYSVLIDGLCKRGLVEEALRAFYCAINRCLVPDIIAYGILIRGYCKVGRIAEAMMLYERMLINGIKPDDFIQRTIAEHFPQNGQSN
- the LOC132189698 gene encoding uncharacterized protein LOC132189698 isoform X2, producing MGLASTGTPWVYASMSSRTSSLLPLKDPLRCQYHSFSAFASRKCNLNLRRSITENIARKVSCSLLKVEDGIDDEACELVKGIELSIGEGADSIDAYLFKAVKNNNGTGILLLSDVFGFEDSSTREFAYRVACNGYNVLVPDLFRGDPWAKDRPKTMFEQWIAKQDTQRVAKDIATSTKWMVDEFVAAGISKKLGIIGFCFGGGRVIEVLAQDQGASFGIGASFYGTRMDPSIASKINVPVLFISGDTDPLCPVSVLKDVEKRVGKGARVVHFRERGHGFAHRPQSPEEDGDAEQAFNILRNFLHDGLVVNN
- the LOC132189698 gene encoding uncharacterized protein LOC132189698 isoform X1, which codes for MGLASVGGRERRYLFLAGDRDGFSLNGNPLGLCFNELPHQQPFASQRPTSLPISLLLSICFIYVQRKCNLNLRRSITENIARKVSCSLLKVEDGIDDEACELVKGIELSIGEGADSIDAYLFKAVKNNNGTGILLLSDVFGFEDSSTREFAYRVACNGYNVLVPDLFRGDPWAKDRPKTMFEQWIAKQDTQRVAKDIATSTKWMVDEFVAAGISKKLGIIGFCFGGGRVIEVLAQDQGASFGIGASFYGTRMDPSIASKINVPVLFISGDTDPLCPVSVLKDVEKRVGKGARVVHFRERGHGFAHRPQSPEEDGDAEQAFNILRNFLHDGLVVNN